In Macadamia integrifolia cultivar HAES 741 chromosome 12, SCU_Mint_v3, whole genome shotgun sequence, the following are encoded in one genomic region:
- the LOC122056928 gene encoding BEACH domain-containing protein C2-like: MEVSVDGENALIAISSCLDNDGTNNTSRNVESNENEAEGIDLGVNRKSPNNRLTVPVPSICFLDLHSLKVFHTLKLGEGQDITAMALNKDNTNLLVSTANKKLIVFTDPALGGSGGSNA; the protein is encoded by the exons ATGGAAGTCTCAGTTGATGGAGAAAATGCTCTGATTGCGATTAGTTCATGTTTGGATAATGATGGGACCAATAATACCAGCAGAAATGTGGAATCCAATGAGAATGAGGCTGAAGGTATTGACCTAGGAGTGAATAGGAAGAGCCCTAACAACAGGCTGACTGTTCCGGTGCCTTCAATTTGTTTCCTGGATCTGCACTCACTTAAG GTATTTCATACATTGAAGTTAGGAGAAGGGCAGGATATTACTGCTATGGCTCTAAACAAGGATAACACAAACCTTTTAGTGTCAACAGCAAATAAAAAGTTGATAGTCTTCACTGATCCGGCT TTGGGTGGAAGTGGTGGATCAAATGCTTAA